A part of Ammospiza caudacuta isolate bAmmCau1 chromosome 7, bAmmCau1.pri, whole genome shotgun sequence genomic DNA contains:
- the LOC131559639 gene encoding LOW QUALITY PROTEIN: Fc receptor-like protein 5 (The sequence of the model RefSeq protein was modified relative to this genomic sequence to represent the inferred CDS: substituted 2 bases at 2 genomic stop codons) — protein MARKVALLLWAQTLGFAGTQTTWIIVEAPWMPAVLWDRVTLTCQGSGMTSATTWYKDGQRWGQQGRDCLTVTENGTYEFNRPGSGLSIPMRVSDDWLVLQVPARPLLAGDTVTLRCRDWQNNLVTWVSFYHEKXLVELRNGTELTLFPLQLHHSGRYHCRGWLKDREWVVSAPVTVKVHAPCGPEPPSCTCSTGMGRDIDVGHSGTYQCVATNQLGQDGHHVFRAPSPELALEVTPWGHRVTVAAGLPESNKKASPNVTVPQDPQETYMELWGSHGRPWEPGDIYGNVLCPDHPDPHVATLEGGGAVGPGVSLXVQSPGGQVALRDPLVLSCAVAAGTGSLSFSWHREGTTATLGTGPHLELNHVGGNDSGQYWCRVSDGDSVAESVLLNVTVLVPVANATITPGPLAHQVRAGDNVTMHYSVQVGSAPVTFTWLHNGKEVAKGPVLEIRDIDVGHSGTYQCVANNQLGQDGHRVFRALSPELALVVTPGSPWVTVFFEDARKHQERPFPDPLAPPVEDPHTTYMELQRQPAEEGFETGDKRIQSLLKATLAIRAK, from the exons atggccaggaaggtggcgctgctcctgtggg cccagaccctcggCTTTGCTG GGACCCAGACCACCTGGATCATCGTGGAGGCCCCCTGGATGCCAGCGGTGCTGTGGGACCGagtgacactgacctgccagggctcggggatGACCAGTGCCACCACATGGTACAAGGATGGGCAgcgctgggggcagcagggacgtGATTGCCTCACTGTCACCGAGAATGGCACCTACGAGTTTAACAGACCCGGCAGTGGGCTCAGCATCCCCATGAGAGTCTCTGATG ACTGgttggtgctgcaggtgccggCACGGCCACTGCTGGcgggggacacggtgacactgcGCTGCCGGGACTGGCAGAACAACCTGGTCACCTGGGTCTCCTTCTACCATGAGAAGTAGCTGGTGGAGCTCCGAAATGGGACAGAGCTGACCCtgttccctctccagctgcaccaCAGTGGGCGCTACCACTGCAGGGGCTGGCTGAAAGACAGGGAGTGGGTGGTGTCTGCGCCAGTGACAGTGAAAGTGCATG ccccctgcggccccgagcccccctcCTGCACGTGTTCTACCGGCATGGGCAG ggacatcgaTGTGGGACATTCGGGCACCTACCAGTGCgtggccaccaaccagctgggacaggatgggCACCACGTATTCCGGGCACCCAGCCCCGAGCtggccctggaggtgacaccgtggggacacagGGTCACAG tggctgcaggg ctgcCAGAAAGCAACAAGAAAG CGTCCCCCAATGTCACTGtcccccaggatccccaggaGACCTACATGGAGCTGTGGGGATCCCACGGGCGACCATGGGAACCCGGTGACATCTACgggaatgtgct gtgcccagaccacccagaTCCTCATGTAGCCACCCTGGAGGGCGGCGGTGCTGTGGGACCAG GGGTGTCCCTGTAAGTGCAGTCCCCTGGGGGAcaggtggcactcagggaccccctggtgctgagctgcgCGGTGGCTGCGGGGACAGGTTCCCTGTCCTTCTCCTGGCACCGGGAGGGCACAACGGCAACGCTGGGCACTGGCCCCCACCTGGAGCTGAACCACGTTGGGGGCAATGACAGCGGCCAGTACTGGTGCCGGGTCAGTGATGGGGACAGCGTGGCCGAGAGTGTCCTCCTGAATGTCACCGTCCTGG TGCCtgtggccaatgccaccatcacccctGGTCCCCTGGCACACCAGGTGCGTGCAGGTGACAACGTGACCATGCACTACTCGgtgcaggtgggctcagcccctgtcactTTCACCTGGCTGCACAACGGGAAGGAGGTGGCCAAGGGTCCTGTCCTGGAGATTAGGGACATTGATGTGGGACATTCAGGCACCTACCAGTGCGTGGCCAacaaccagctgggacaggacgggCACCGCGTGTTCCGGGCACTAAGCCCTGAGCTGGCCCTGGTGGTGACACCTGGCTCACCCTGGGTCACAG TTTTCTTTGAAGATGCCAGGAAGCACCAGGAAAG gcccttcccagaccccctggcacccccagtgGAGGATCCTCACACGACGTACATGGAGCTGCAAAGGCAACC